The Streptococcus mitis genomic sequence TTACTCTGGAAACTATGACATTGCTCTTCCATGTGCTACTCAAAATGAAATCAACGGTGAGGCAGCTAAACGTTTAGTTGCTCAAGGCGTTATCTGTGTATCTGAAGGTGCTAACATGCCAAGTGACCTTGATGCCATCAAAGTTTACAAAGAAAATGGTATCTTCTACGGACCTGCAAAAGCTGCCAACGCTGGTGGTGTAGCCGTTTCAGCTCTTGAAATGAGCCAAAACAGTCTTCGCCTCTCATGGACTCGTGAAGAAGTTGATGGACGTCTCAAAGACATCATGACAAACATCTTTAACACAGCTAAAACAACTTCAGAAACATACGGTCTTGATAAAGACTACCTTGCAGGAGCTAACATTGCTGCCTTTGAAAATGTAGCAAACGCTATGATTGCCCAAGGTATTGTTTAATACTCATTTGCTTAATCCTCAATCGCTACGATTGGGGATTTTTAGGTTGAGTTAAACGGTTGGGAAATTACTTACTCGCCAACTTTTTTGCCCCTTTTAGAACAAAAAGAAAAACCGCTACTCCTAAGAATAGCGGTTTAATCATGTTTTTAAGCTACTAATGTAGTTACTCTAATATCTAGTTTTTTTAAAACCTGATACTATACGTTTTATTGATTTTAAAGATTTTTTACCCAACCTCTCTAATTCTAATAAAAATTATTTTGTGTTTATATATTTAATATCATCAAAAATACTTTCAATATTTTCTAATATACTTTCATGTAAACTACAAATATAAATTACATGAAGATTTAATTTAGCTCTGGAACAAGCAACGTAAAGCAAATTACGAACTTCACTAAAGCGTTTATCCAAACAATCTGGATTCCCATAATTTTCAAAATAATATTTACAATAATCATTTTTTCTAGCAAAATTATCTTGTAATACAACAACTACATTATCAAATTCTAATCCCTTAGAACCATGCAAGGTATAGTAACTAATACTCTCTTGTTTCGAATCATCAAAAATATAATTATACCACTTGATAAATTGAGAAATATCTAGATTAAAAAATTCATCAATAACTGTCATTTCTCTTTCTGATTCCTCCGAATCTTGAGAATAGTAAAAATAATCATAAGCACGATTCTTTATATTCAACAAAATGTTCTCAGCAATATCATCTAATGAAAATATTTTTTTTAGAATATCATTACCTGAGATTGGTTCCTGAATATTTGTAATTTCATCAATGCATCTATCAATTGATAATGTAGATAGGTTAGGCTCTCTCAAATTACCAATAAATTGCTTCATTACTGCAAATGTTAGTTTTAGTTTATTCGATGTTATAAACTGAATAATCTCCCTAACCGTTGAATTATCATCCCTTACCTTTTGAATGAAGTCTATGAAAGTTAAAATCTCTCTCAAAAACCATCCCATATGCTGTAAATTTTTCTGTAAAAATTCATTAGACACATTCTCAAAGTTCGCACCACTAAATCGAGGGAACTTTTTCAATACTGATAATATTTCATCAAAACCTCTTGCTTTGGAAATATCATCATTTTTCATAAGAAGACAGGCCGTATTATTAATCAGGTGATTTTCCTGTAAAAAAGTATCTATATTAAAATCATCACCTGAGATATAAAAATTATAAGATCCATTATCAAAATCAGTATATATAGATTGTTGCCCAAAATTGTCGTTTCTAATTTTTTCAATCAACTCTACTATTTGCATAGAAGAACGCCGATTGAAGACTTTCTCAATACTCTTATACTCTTCTTTTTTTGGAAGAATCCCCACTCCCGAACCATAAATATTTTGCAAGGAGTCACCAAAAAATCCTACTACTAACTTTTTCCTAGAATTTGAATATTCCCTGATACTATCAATAATAGCAACAACTTTTTCATCTGTATCTTGGTACTCATCGATTAAAATATATGGATACCTATCCGAAAATAATCTCTTTAATATATCTTTATCAGTAATTATATTTTTACAGTAAAGTAATAATGTATCATGACTAATGACATAATTTTCAAGTTTATCACGGTTTTGAACTGGATTATAAATAATTTTTTTAGATTCTTTATCCTCAATATCCTTCAATGTTTTTGATAATCTACTCTTTTTATTAATGTCCTTAACCAGATTTTTAAAATTAGAAATATTACTGAGATAAGTCTCAAAGTAAGTATCATAATTTTTCATTGCATCTCTAAAATCTCTAGCAGAAGTACCGTAATAACTATAAAAAGTTTTTATAAAATCATCCTTACAAACAACATTTTGAAACTCAGGCAGAACCACATTACTAGAAAGAGAATTTTCATTTATTTTATAATCAATAGTATGGAGTTCATCAATTATTTTATTCTTATGTTCTATATTCAGTGACTCTTGCTGAATAGAAATAAATTCCCATAGAAATTCATGGATTGTAGAGACCAGTATAGCAGAATTTTTACCAAGCCGACTAAGAATCTCATCTTTTGCGGCATTAGTGTAAGTGATACATAAGATTTTTTGATTTCGTAATTTTAAATTTTCTCCCTCCGTCTTCAAAATATGTTCAATTGACTTTTGTAATGCATAGGTTTTCCCTGCACCAGCACCGGCATCAAAACAAAAACTCTCAAAGTTATCTAAACATTTATTAATTTTTTGCTGAATATCTAACTCTAGTTGTTTATTTTCTGGACTAATCGTATATGTCATAGTTTACTCCTTAAAATAACTACAAAGTGAGTTCAAACCTGATTCAATATACTGAGGTTGTTTGAGGCTAAAGTCGTTATCAGTTACAGATAAATATACAATCCCAGTAGAAAATCTTGATTTTCCATCAGATAATTTAACTTGATACATATAAGATTTATCGGCTATTTCTGATGTTTCATCAATATCACCAAAATACTTCATATTAGGATGGACATATTGTAGTGCTTTAATCAAGGATTTCTTGTATTTATTTTCATCTTCGTTTCCTGCATTTGTTAAAACAATTGCCTCCTCAAAACTAGTTGCGTAATATCCATTTATTTTGCCTTGAGAATACATTGAAATATTTTCACAAATAATAACTAACTCATCTTTATCAGCAAGCATTTCAATTAACTTTGGATTAATTTTGTCATATTTTGCCTTTTTATCATTTAGTTCTTTTTTTAT encodes the following:
- a CDS encoding UvrD-helicase domain-containing protein; the encoded protein is MTYTISPENKQLELDIQQKINKCLDNFESFCFDAGAGAGKTYALQKSIEHILKTEGENLKLRNQKILCITYTNAAKDEILSRLGKNSAILVSTIHEFLWEFISIQQESLNIEHKNKIIDELHTIDYKINENSLSSNVVLPEFQNVVCKDDFIKTFYSYYGTSARDFRDAMKNYDTYFETYLSNISNFKNLVKDINKKSRLSKTLKDIEDKESKKIIYNPVQNRDKLENYVISHDTLLLYCKNIITDKDILKRLFSDRYPYILIDEYQDTDEKVVAIIDSIREYSNSRKKLVVGFFGDSLQNIYGSGVGILPKKEEYKSIEKVFNRRSSMQIVELIEKIRNDNFGQQSIYTDFDNGSYNFYISGDDFNIDTFLQENHLINNTACLLMKNDDISKARGFDEILSVLKKFPRFSGANFENVSNEFLQKNLQHMGWFLREILTFIDFIQKVRDDNSTVREIIQFITSNKLKLTFAVMKQFIGNLREPNLSTLSIDRCIDEITNIQEPISGNDILKKIFSLDDIAENILLNIKNRAYDYFYYSQDSEESEREMTVIDEFFNLDISQFIKWYNYIFDDSKQESISYYTLHGSKGLEFDNVVVVLQDNFARKNDYCKYYFENYGNPDCLDKRFSEVRNLLYVACSRAKLNLHVIYICSLHESILENIESIFDDIKYINTK